A region from the Desulfomarina profundi genome encodes:
- the aroD gene encoding type I 3-dehydroquinate dehydratase — protein MKDEIEMTELQKRKRIEVGNTVIGGERPLVCLPLVAKLKGQLLQDARELTALEPDLLEWRIDAYGDVGNIPKCLDDLKELRRITGAVPLIFTCRTDEEGGLQKIDRKKRLELFEAAAVSGNVDLIDVELCNGKDFLEVVKKTAGANHVFLIFSYHNFKDTPSESFMYSKLLECQDAGADICKLAVMPNDSGDVLSLLSVTNRARNEGMNIPVVTMAMGPLGVVSRLAGGLFGSDITFAAGRQASAPGQLSIEDLRAGMKILFPGTQSGSNP, from the coding sequence ATGAAAGATGAAATTGAAATGACTGAGCTGCAGAAGAGAAAACGGATTGAAGTGGGCAACACGGTTATTGGTGGTGAACGCCCCCTGGTTTGCCTGCCGCTTGTGGCAAAACTGAAAGGGCAACTTCTCCAGGACGCCCGGGAGCTGACTGCGCTTGAACCTGATCTGCTGGAATGGCGGATTGATGCCTATGGAGATGTGGGAAATATCCCAAAATGTCTCGATGATTTAAAGGAGCTTCGCAGAATTACAGGAGCTGTGCCGCTGATTTTTACCTGTCGTACGGATGAAGAAGGCGGATTGCAGAAGATCGATCGGAAGAAGAGGTTGGAGTTGTTTGAAGCTGCTGCCGTATCGGGGAATGTTGATCTGATTGATGTTGAGTTGTGTAACGGCAAAGATTTTTTAGAGGTGGTAAAAAAAACTGCCGGAGCAAACCATGTGTTTTTGATTTTTTCGTATCATAATTTCAAGGATACCCCCAGTGAATCATTTATGTATTCAAAGCTCCTTGAATGCCAGGATGCCGGGGCTGATATCTGTAAACTTGCAGTCATGCCCAATGATTCAGGAGATGTCCTGTCACTGCTCAGTGTGACAAACCGGGCCAGGAATGAGGGGATGAATATACCCGTTGTGACTATGGCAATGGGGCCGTTGGGGGTGGTCAGCAGACTTGCAGGTGGTTTGTTCGGATCAGATATTACTTTTGCCGCCGGCCGGCAAGCTTCTGCTCCCGGTCAGTTGTCGATTGAAGATCTGCGGGCGGGAATGAAAATACTTTTTCCCGGAACTCAGTCAGGCAGTAACCCATAG
- a CDS encoding CBS domain-containing protein produces MTIAESRFRNNSGKSMIIATTHKNTDFDALASVIAATICYPGCVGVIPKAVNRNVAQFLSTHKTAFNLLLPNEINSAEVSRLIVVDTNQWHRLDRMDELRHRDDLAIDLWDHHMTGESDIVADRVCREPIGATVTLFVREMIKRKIRINALVSTVLLIGLYEDTGHLSFPSTTPEDARAAAFLLENNADLNVAGFFLNPPYEETQREVLFEMMKNTEKLTINGNSLGINIITLDKKVTDLASVVNMYRKIINADAVFVIFVNSSRSMVIGRSNSDQIHIGKIMAEFGGGGHNGAGSSSIKKSVMSPEKIKTAILSILAKDQEKTIHIGDIMSFPVISVTPDTTMREVRELMDREKIRGVMVIGEEERIEGIIVLWDFKKIRKERQWNSPVKAFMVRNVATLSPETSPEKAAQTMIEKDVGHLPVVKDGKMIGIVTRTDILTYFYGLLPD; encoded by the coding sequence TTGACAATTGCAGAATCCAGGTTCCGTAATAATTCCGGCAAATCAATGATAATCGCCACTACTCACAAAAACACAGACTTTGACGCTCTCGCCTCCGTCATTGCAGCCACCATCTGCTATCCAGGCTGCGTGGGAGTTATTCCCAAAGCGGTCAACCGAAACGTGGCCCAGTTCCTCTCTACCCACAAGACCGCCTTTAATCTTCTTCTACCCAATGAAATCAACAGCGCGGAAGTCAGCAGACTGATCGTGGTGGACACCAATCAATGGCACCGCCTTGACAGAATGGATGAGCTGCGCCACAGGGATGATCTCGCAATAGACCTGTGGGACCACCATATGACAGGAGAATCCGATATAGTGGCCGACAGGGTCTGTCGGGAGCCCATTGGTGCCACCGTCACCCTGTTTGTCAGGGAAATGATCAAAAGAAAAATACGCATCAACGCGCTGGTTTCCACCGTGCTTCTTATTGGCCTGTACGAAGATACGGGCCATTTAAGTTTTCCGTCGACAACCCCGGAAGATGCCCGGGCAGCGGCCTTCCTCCTGGAAAACAATGCCGACCTCAATGTTGCCGGCTTCTTTCTGAATCCACCCTATGAGGAGACCCAGCGGGAAGTGCTCTTTGAGATGATGAAGAACACCGAAAAACTCACAATCAATGGCAACAGTCTCGGGATCAACATCATTACCCTGGACAAGAAGGTGACGGATCTGGCGAGTGTCGTCAATATGTACAGAAAAATAATCAATGCTGACGCTGTCTTTGTCATTTTTGTCAACAGCTCACGGTCCATGGTCATCGGCAGAAGCAACAGCGATCAGATCCACATTGGAAAAATTATGGCCGAATTCGGTGGTGGAGGTCACAATGGAGCTGGTTCCTCCTCAATAAAAAAATCGGTGATGTCACCAGAAAAAATAAAAACCGCAATTCTCTCAATACTTGCAAAAGACCAGGAAAAAACCATCCATATCGGAGATATCATGTCCTTCCCGGTTATCAGCGTCACCCCGGATACCACCATGCGTGAAGTCCGTGAATTGATGGACAGGGAAAAAATCAGGGGAGTCATGGTTATTGGAGAAGAGGAGCGGATCGAGGGTATAATTGTACTGTGGGATTTTAAAAAAATAAGAAAGGAAAGACAGTGGAACAGTCCGGTCAAGGCCTTTATGGTGCGGAATGTCGCCACCCTTTCGCCAGAAACTTCTCCGGAAAAAGCTGCCCAGACCATGATCGAAAAGGACGTAGGCCATCTTCCCGTGGTAAAAGACGGCAAGATGATCGGTATCGTCACCAGGACCGATATCCTCACCTATTTCTATGGGTTACTGCCTGACTGA
- a CDS encoding M48 family metallopeptidase, translated as MKKYFILILLLFLCGCATSPTGRSQLMLVSPQQAISASKEAYTQTLRPLEKKGKIDTDPITSSRIRYITGRLIAQAILLYPHTKNWEWSVKVIDDPDTVNAWCMAGGKMAIYTGIIQKINATDDEIAQVMGHEISHALANHTAEKMSIAMATQIGMVGLAVASNNSRYRGAILSGSALAAALAVNLPNSRTAEREADTMGIELAALAGYNPWAAVSLWRKMADVGGKTIPQFLSTHPSPANRQAVLAELAQQMMPYYLDKRPRPVYPLQQQPSPALRD; from the coding sequence ATGAAAAAATATTTCATACTCATTCTTCTGCTTTTTCTGTGCGGTTGCGCCACCAGCCCCACCGGTCGCTCCCAGCTTATGCTGGTCTCGCCACAACAGGCCATTTCCGCCTCAAAAGAGGCGTATACCCAGACACTTCGTCCCCTTGAAAAAAAAGGGAAAATTGACACAGATCCCATCACCTCGTCACGTATCAGATACATAACCGGCAGGCTGATCGCCCAGGCAATTCTGCTCTATCCCCATACAAAAAACTGGGAATGGAGTGTCAAGGTCATCGATGACCCGGATACAGTCAATGCCTGGTGCATGGCTGGTGGAAAAATGGCAATCTACACTGGAATTATCCAGAAAATAAATGCCACCGACGATGAAATCGCCCAGGTCATGGGCCATGAAATATCCCATGCTCTGGCAAACCATACTGCGGAAAAAATGTCCATCGCCATGGCAACACAAATCGGCATGGTCGGTCTGGCCGTTGCCTCGAATAACAGCCGGTACAGGGGAGCCATTCTCTCCGGCAGCGCCCTTGCCGCGGCCCTTGCCGTCAACCTGCCCAACAGCAGGACTGCGGAGAGAGAAGCGGACACCATGGGCATTGAACTCGCGGCCCTTGCCGGATACAATCCATGGGCTGCCGTCTCCCTCTGGCGGAAAATGGCAGACGTGGGCGGGAAAACAATCCCCCAGTTTCTGTCCACCCATCCCTCACCGGCCAACCGCCAGGCTGTACTGGCCGAACTGGCACAACAGATGATGCCATATTATCTGGACAAGAGACCCCGTCCGGTTTATCCACTGCAACAGCAACCCTCACCTGCACTTCGGGATTGA